One window from the genome of Elephas maximus indicus isolate mEleMax1 chromosome 8, mEleMax1 primary haplotype, whole genome shotgun sequence encodes:
- the STARD3NL gene encoding STARD3 N-terminal-like protein — MNHLPEDMENALTGSQRSHASLRDVHSINPTQLMARIESYEGREKKGISDVRRTFCLFVTFDLLFVTLLWIIELNVNGGIESTLEKEVVRYDYYSSYFDIFLLAVFRFKVLILAYAVCRLRHWWAIALTTAVTSAFLLAKVILSKLFSQGAFGYVLPIISFILAWIETWFLDFKVLPQEAEEENRLLLVQDASERAALIPGGLSDGQFYSPPESEAGSEEEAEEKQDSEKPLLDL; from the exons ATGAACCACCTACCAGAAGACATGGAGAATGCTCTCACTGGGAGCCAGAGGTCTCATGCTTCTCTGCGTGATGTCCATTCCATCAACCCCACACAGCTCATGGCCAGGATTGAGTCCTatgaaggaagggaaaagaaaggcATATCCGATGTCAGGAGGACTTTCTGTCTGTTTGTCACCTTTGACCTCTTATTTGTAACATTACTGTGGATAATAGAGTTAAAT GTGAATGGAGGCATCGAGAGCACGTTGGAGAAGGAGGTAGTGCGGTATGACTACTACTCTTCTTATTTTGATATATTT cttttggCAGTTTTTCGATTTAAAGTGTTAATACTTGCATATGCTGTATGCAGACTGCGCCATTGGTGGGCAATCGCG TTGACGACCGCAGTGACCAGTGCCTTTTTATTAGCAAAAGTGATCCTCTCAAAG CTTTTCTCTCAAGGGGCTTTTGGCTATGTGCTGCCCATCATTTCATTCATCCTCGCCTGGATTGAGACCTGGTTCCTGGATTTCAAAGTGTTACCTCAAGAAGCGGAAGAAGAAAACA GACTCCTACTAGTTCAAGATGCTTCAGAGAGGGCAGCACTTATACCTGGTGGTCTTTCTGATGGTCAGTTTTATTCTCCTCCTGAATCTGAAGCAG GATCTGaagaagaagctgaagaaaaacaggacagtgaAAAACCACTCTTAGACCTATGA